GCCGCCCGCACGCCGAATCCGTTGAGAATGCGATCCACCGCCGCCATCGCGCTCAGGGCCGAGCCGGCGATATCGAGGTCGGTGCGCCAATCGAAGGAGCCGCGCACGATAAGACGCGGATTATTATACACCATTCGTTGGGGTATCACCAACTTAAATCCTCTGTATTCCGCCAGCAACTCCTCTTCGGGGCGGTCTACGTCCAACGCGATGGCCGCGGTGATGATTTCGCCTATTTGACGGCGGTTTACCTGGTCGGCCTTGTGCGCCTCGTAGGTGCGGTTGTCGGCCTTACAGCACTTGATGAGCAGTTTGATATGCTCTATCTCGGCGGGAATGTATTGCAGTTTGTAATGCAGTTGCTCGTCGCGCTCGGCTTTGCATTTGGACAGTAGCACCAAGCGCACCAACTTGTTGGCGGTCTCCACGCGCTCTTTGATGCGCGGATCGCCGATGGCCAAGGCTTTGATCTGGGCGTAGGTGAGCGTCAGCCCGTCCACGTCCTCGCCGTCGCGGCGGTCGAGGCTGTTGTAGAGCAGTTGACTGATGAAGCGCTGTTTGCTTTCGAGTAGTTGCCACGAATAGGCGTCGAAACTGCCGTCCGTGATATAGCGGTATATCTCCACGTCGTCGTTTTGGTTGCCTTGCCGTAGCATACGCCCCTCTCGTTGCACCATATCGGCGGGACGCCACGGTACGTCCAAGTGATGCACGGCAAAGAGGCGGCGCTGGACGTTGACGCCCGTCCCCAATTTGAAGGTGCTGCCGATGAGCACGCGCACGGCGCCCTCGTTGACCGCCGCAAACAAAGCCTGTTTTTCGAGGTCGGATTTGGCGTCGTGGATATAGGCGATCTGGTCGTTCGGCACGCCGAGTCCCACCAATAGCCTGCGCATTTCGTCGTACGCGTTGAAGGTGGACTTGGGCGCGGAAATATCGCAAAACACGAGTTGGGTCACCAAGGGCTTGTCCCGCCATATCGTATATACGTTTTCGGCGCAGGCCTCCACTTTGCTGTGGCGGTAGGGCTGTGCGGTCGGATCGACCAATCGCATATCGAGGGCGGCTTTGCGCCCGTCCACGGTCACTTTCAAGAGGTTGTCGCCCGGTTCGCTATTGTGCGCGCGGATATCTTCGGCGCGGTCGGCCAAAGAAAGTATGTACTCGTACTGTTCTTTGGAGCGGGGTACCACGATATTGTGGTAGTCCACCGTGCCGCGGAAGAGGTTTTCGTTGTCTTCGAGGTGGAAGTCGGCCACCGAGGCGAAAATATTGGTGAGTTCGGGCAGGTTGTGGAAGCGGTTGAAGCGCCGCCGCATACGGTAATTGACGGCGTCCACGTCTATCTCGAAGTCCTCGCTTTGTTCACCGAACATCAGCGCCCATTCGTCGAAGCTGTCCAACCCCAAGAAGTGCAGTTGCCCCGGCTGCAAAAACTTCTGCATGACGTACATATCGGCGATGGTGTTGGTGATGGGCGTACCCGTGGCAAACACGATGGACTTCGCGCCCGTATAACGCGACAGCACGCGCACTTTGAGGTGCATATCGTCCGCGTGGGCGCTCGCGGCCTTTTGGAAGAAGTTGCCGCTTTGCCCGCCCAAGGTGATGTTTTTGAAGTTGTGCGCCTCGTCCACGAAGAGGCTGTTGACGCGCAGGTCTTCGAACTTGATGCCCGGCGCCTCCAGTTGCATTTTGCCCTCCACCGTGAGTATCTTGTCGGCCAATTCGCGGCGGTACACGGCGTATTCGGGGGTGTCCGGCAGGTCGTTCAACTCGTGGCGAAGCTCGTTCCGCACGCGCTTCAATCCCACGGGAATGGCGCCGAAACTGCTATAGGCCATCACGACGGCGTCGTAGTCTTCGGTCTTGATGCGTCGTAGCACCGCCTGCCGCTTTTTGGGCGTGAAGTCCTTGGGGTACACCACGTACACGCGGGCTTGCGGGTAGAGGGTGTAGAAGGCCTCTTCCCATTGTCCCAAAATGTTGTTGGGCACCAC
This window of the Clostridia bacterium genome carries:
- a CDS encoding DEAD/DEAH box helicase family protein, producing the protein MEEINEKEERAARDVLAAYGTPDEEVTASDTTAPNPVAASDGDLCLSDPIEVGASDAPKEPLADLRIAEDSTADEIREAIDRHTEAICQTMSDEEAAKLGEKVLADLGYGEERNKLLEEKKAEEEAKRQAEHVKKVTSYDLPTDYVNPFAAEAPTETVDNLEDALMHSLAELGKVDMEYVAAIAGRDLAETVRLLRLTGSVYQNPKEWNEVFYKGWVTSDEYLSGNVLQKYETAKAANEKYQGYFDANVEALEKLLPVRLTTDQIYYTLGSPWIPAEIVNDFVVDLLHLGFKLKDGVVHDTRLNRWKVRYGEKFSTGYGTKRISPPQIIEDTLNNKAIVIYDVNRVYQPGYARNQRFERTVNNAETALAREAQNNIIEAFNRYVKGNDKVRETLEDIFYRRYGCIKARRYNGSFLSLPGKNPVITMYPHQKDAVARIIASRSTLLAHSVGTGKTYIMIAAAMEMRRMKLSEKNLFVVPNNILGQWEEAFYTLYPQARVYVVYPKDFTPKKRQAVLRRIKTEDYDAVVMAYSSFGAIPVGLKRVRNELRHELNDLPDTPEYAVYRRELADKILTVEGKMQLEAPGIKFEDLRVNSLFVDEAHNFKNITLGGQSGNFFQKAASAHADDMHLKVRVLSRYTGAKSIVFATGTPITNTIADMYVMQKFLQPGQLHFLGLDSFDEWALMFGEQSEDFEIDVDAVNYRMRRRFNRFHNLPELTNIFASVADFHLEDNENLFRGTVDYHNIVVPRSKEQYEYILSLADRAEDIRAHNSEPGDNLLKVTVDGRKAALDMRLVDPTAQPYRHSKVEACAENVYTIWRDKPLVTQLVFCDISAPKSTFNAYDEMRRLLVGLGVPNDQIAYIHDAKSDLEKQALFAAVNEGAVRVLIGSTFKLGTGVNVQRRLFAVHHLDVPWRPADMVQREGRMLRQGNQNDDVEIYRYITDGSFDAYSWQLLESKQRFISQLLYNSLDRRDGEDVDGLTLTYAQIKALAIGDPRIKERVETANKLVRLVLLSKCKAERDEQLHYKLQYIPAEIEHIKLLIKCCKADNRTYEAHKADQVNRRQIGEIITAAIALDVDRPEEELLAEYRGFKLVIPQRMVYNNPRLIVRGSFDWRTDLDIAGSALSAMAAVDRILNGFGVRAAELKNRLNDLSAELEDAQKELSRVDNLEEEIEKTRETLAKLDKELGVNDDE